The proteins below are encoded in one region of Triticum aestivum cultivar Chinese Spring chromosome 1B, IWGSC CS RefSeq v2.1, whole genome shotgun sequence:
- the LOC123107778 gene encoding probable beta-1,4-xylosyltransferase GT43A produces MGTGAVAPERPKQRRGGHLWKRAVLHFSLCFVMGFFTGFAPSSSSSWRPGGGAGTPPPLLAAEQLAASRVAGSRDQHISLAPPSPEGAAAAGGGGAVVDLEDDEESGPRRMLIVVTTTRSGAGERRRRRPELLRLAHTLRLVRPPVVWVVVEPAADAPATAEVLRGTGVMYRHLAFRPEENFTTAAAEAHAQRNAALAHVEKHRLSGVVHFADAAGVYDTHFFEEIRQIEAFGTWPVATMSAGEKKVVVEGPLCSASKVVGWFSRNFNDGTTRSVTYNTEVDLNPAGAAGTRAHTIDVSGFAFNSSILWDPERWGRPTSLPDTSQDSIKFVQEVVLEDRTKLKGIPSDCSQIMVWQYDVPSSPNTPKTKTKTATLKTHHRRR; encoded by the exons ATGGGGACGGGGGCGGTGGCGCCGGAACGGCCGAAGCAGCGGCGGGGCGGGCACCTGTGGAAGCGCGCGGTGCTCCACTTCTCGCTCTGCTTCGTCATGGGCTTCTTCACCGGCTTCgcgccgtcctcctcctcttcctggaGACCCGGCGGCGGGGCCGGCACGCCGCCGCCGCTTCTCGCGGCGGAGCAGCTCGCTGCTTCCCGTGTCGCGGGCAGCAGGGACCAGCACATCAGCCtggcgccgccctcgccggagggcgcggcggcggccggcgggggcggcgcggtggtggaCCTGGAGGACGACGAGGAGAGCGGGCCGCGCCGGATGCTGATTGTGGTCACCACGACGCGGTCCGGGGCAggggagcggcggcggaggcggccggagctgCTGCGGCTCGCGCACACGCTGCGGCTGGTGCGCCCTCCTGTCGTCTGGGTGGTGGTGGAGCCGGCGGCCGACGCGCCCGCCACGGCCGAGGTGCTGCGGGGCACCGGGGTCATGTACCGCCACCTGGCCTTCCGCCCGGAGGAGAacttcaccaccgccgccgccgaggcccacgCGCAGCGCAACGCCGCGCTCGCCCACGTCGAGAAGCACCGCCTCTCCGGCGTCGTCCACTTCGCCGACGCCGCCGGCGTCTACGACACCCACTTCTTCGAGGAGATCCGCCAGATCGA GGCGTTTGGCACATGGCCGGTGGCAACGATGTCCGCTGGCGAGAAGAAGGTAGTGGTCGAGGGCCCACTGTGCAGTGCCTCGAAGGTAGTCGGCTGGTTCTCGAGGAACTTCAATGATGGTACCACCCGTTCAGTGACATATAACACTGAGGTTGACTTGAATCCTGCCGGTGCTGCTGGCACGCGAGCCCACACAATCGATGTATCAGGATTTGCGTTCAACAGTTCTATTTTGTGGGACCCTGAGCGGTGGGGACGACCGACGTCATTACCGGACACTTCCCAG GACTCGATCAAGTTTGTGCAGGAGGTGGTGCTGGAGGACCGGACAAAGCTGAAGGGGATCCCCTCCGACTGCTCCCAGATCATGGTGTGGCAGTATGATGTGCCCAGTAGCCCCAACACTCCGAAAACCAAAACCAAAACCGCCACCCTGAAAACCCACCATAGAAGAAGGTAG